The Candidatus Korarchaeota archaeon NZ13-K nucleotide sequence CTTAATCCCGCATAGTGCTGAATTATTTTTGTTATCTCTTCCACGATGCTACATAATATTAATAATTGCTGGGCTGGATCTGGAAGCAGTACCCCTTACTTGCGCGATTTTCTGGCGAAAGTTTCATGGAAAAATTTATATATGACTTCCCCCAAATTATTTCGGCAATCTACGAAGAGGGTGGTGAGTTAACTGTCTGAAGATCTCGGGGAGCGACGGGCCAGAAGGAGTGAGCCCGTCGACGAGGAGAGCATATCCTGCCCCAGGTGTGGTAGCAAGAATGTCGTCGAGGATCCCAACACCGGGGACTTGATATGTCAGAACTGTGGACTCATACTCGATTCTAGTGCTTTGGATTTCTCTAAAGACTGGAGGGCATTCGATTCCGATGAGTACATAGAGAGAGCTCATGCGGGAGCCCCGATAACACCCCTGAGACCTAGCTTCGGTCTGGATACCGATATAGTGCTGACCAAGGGGGCTAGCAAGAAGTCTGTGAACCAGTTGAAGAGAGCCCAGAAGCATGCCGCTGATTCCAAGGAGAAGACCATAGAGCCGGCGCTCAGGAAGATAAGGGATGCCGCTGATTCCCTAACGCTGCCGCAGGAGACGATAGAGGATGCAGCCACCCTCTACAGGATGGCTGCCAGGGCTGGTCTCGTCAAGGGGAGGAGCATGGATGCCATGGTCGCGGCCGTGATATACGCCGCCTGTAGGAGAACGGACGTGCCCAAGACCTTGGAGGAGATATCCAAGTTCTTCGCCCTGGAGGAAAAGGAGGTCGGTAGAAGCTTCAGGTTCCTCTTCAGGAAGTTGAGGATAAGGATACCACCACCCAAGCCGGAGAACTTCGTCTACCTGATAGCGTCGAAGCTCTCCTTACCGGAGGAGGCAGCGACGCAGGCGATAAGGATAATAAAGATAGCCAAGAGGAATGGGGCCACCATGGGAAGGGAGCCTGTCGGTGTCGCCGCAGCGGCTGTCTACATGGCCTGCCAGGAGTTGGGCATCCACAGGACCCAGAGGGAACTCGCTCAGGCAGCCAACGTGACGGAGGTCACCGTGAGGAACAGGTACAAGGAGCTGCTGGCGAGGGCCAGAGCTGACTGGCTGGAGGAGATAGGGGAGGAGAAGCTGAATGAACTAAGGAAGAGGGTCTCTGAGCATCTGAAGACCTCTCAGGCGGTGCAGCCGGTTAAGTAGAACTACCGAAAGGTTAATATATACTTGACAGTGACGCCTCAGGCGTGAGGGCTGAGCGGGGGGACCCTGTTGTACCAGTGCCTCAGGTGCGGGTACGTGTTCACGAAGGAGGAGATGGAGGAGTACTTCAAGGACTACAAGTGCCCGAGATGTGGTTACAGGATACTCAGGAAGGTGAGGAAGGAGGAGCCTAAGGTTGTGAAGGCGATTTGAATGAACAGGTATAGGGGCATAGTTAGGGAGATAGCTTCCCTGCTCGCGGTTCTGATCATCTTTCTGGTGATATTTCAGGTCATAATTCCTCAGGTATCTGGAGTTCCGACACCGTTCACCGTCGTGACCTCCGGATCCATGAGACCGACCCTAGAGCCGGGGGATCTAGTTATAGTCGTTGGCTGTGACCCTTATCAGCTCGCGGAGGGTGACATAATCGTATTCAGGGTTCCCTGGTCCGAAAACATGGTTGTCCACAGGATAGTGAGGATCGTGAGAAGTCCCGCGGGCCCCATGTTCTACACGAAGGGGGACAACAACGCGATAGCGGACCCGGGTTACAGGACGCCCTCCGACATATATGGTAAGGTTGTTTTCAGGGTACCTCTGGTTGGATTTTTTCTAGAATTTTTCCAATTGCTGCCAGTTAAGGTGGCAATAATCGGGTTAATTGTGGGATATATAATATATGATTACTCGAAGGATCTGAGGGTCGACAGGGATGTCGATATGACCACTCAGCATAAAAACGGATCGGGAGAATAGCTTAAGGGCACTGAACCCCGGGATCGTCGCTGGAGGTGACTCCATCCCCACTGCGAGAACTTAAAATTCACGAAGCGACGGATCCCCGCTAGCTATTAGGATCGGGTCGTCAGCTCTTCGTAAAATCCTTAATAATTGAGGCAATTTTATGGAATTTCTTTAACATTAATTTATATATAGGGTGGCCGAGTCACTTAAATAGGCCGGCCGCGGATTGGTGAAAAATTATGTCCCTCGAGGATGATGAGAGGGAGGGTTCCTCCAGCGTCCTGTTGGAGGATGAGAAAGCCCTTGAGGTACTCAAGAAGATAAGGGAGCCCGAGATCACCATACAGAATGTGGTTTCCTCCGCTGATATCAGGCAGAGGCTCGATCTTCATGAGATATCCAAGAGAATCAAGAAATCTAGGTACGATCCTGATAAGTTCCCCGGTCTAGTTCTGAAGTTGGATGAGCCGAAGGCCGCATTATTGTTGTTCAGCAGTGGGAAATTCGTTTGTACTGGAACCAAATCCGTTGAGGAATCCGCACATGCAATAAACGCGGCCATAGAGGTGCTCCAGAAGCACGGCATAGAGGTGAGGGGGAGACCGCTCATAAAGGCCGAGAACATAGTCGCCTCCGCCAAGCTTCACGTCAAGGTTGACATAGAGAGACTTGCCCTGGAGCTTGAGAACACCCTCTACGAGCCCGAACAGTTCCCGGGACTCATATTCAGGATGAGGGATCCAGACGTCGTCTTCCTGATATTCGCGTCCGGGAGTCTCGTTTGCACCGGGGCAAAGAAGGAGTCCGACGTCAGGAGGGCGGTCTACAAGCTCAGGGAAATATTGGCTAGGAGAGGCTACTTAGTCGTCGAATGATTTTTATTCTGAGGACCAGATGTATAGGAGGGATCAGCATGGTCAGAACCACGGTATCTGTGATAAAGGCCGATGTCGGTAGCCTGGCTGGGCACCACGTGGTCCACCCGAGATTGAAGGAGATCGCCTCCCAAGAGCTATCGGAGGCGAGGTCATCCAGACTCATAGAGGACTTCTATGTGACGGCCGTGGGCGATGATCTTCAATTGATAATGACACACAGAAAAGGGGTGGAGAACTCAGAGATTCATGGATTAGCTTGGAAGATCTTCAAGAGGTGCGCGGATGTGGCTAAGGACCTCGGCCTCTACGGGGCCGGTCAGGATCTCCTGAAGGAGGCCTTCTCGGGGAACCTGAGGGGGATGGGCCCAGGAGTGGCCGAGATGGAATTCGAGGAGAGACCCTCCGATCCAATAGTCGTTTTCATGGCTGATAAGACGGAGCCCGGCGCCTTCAACCTTCCCATATTCAAGATATTCGCAGATCCCTTCAACACGGCGGGTCTCGTGATAGATCCGAAGCTTCACTCGGGCTTCGTCTTCGAGATAATGGATGTGATCGAGAGTAGGGTCGTGGAGCTCTCCTCACCCGAGGAGATGTACGATATACTCTCACTGATAGGGACCCCGTCCAGGTACGTGATAAGGAGGGTCTTCAGGAAGACCGATAGGGAGATAGCGGCATCCATCAGCACGACCAGGTTGAGCCTCATAGCAGGGAGGTATGTGGGTAAGGATGATCCTGTGGCCATAGTGAGGGCTCAGGCAGGATTTCCTGCGGTGGGAGAGATACTGGAGCCCTTCTCCTTCCCCTTCCTGGTCGCAGGGTGGATGAGGGGCTCTCACGTGGGCCCACTGATGCCGGTCAGTGAGAGGGACGCGAGACCCACTAGGTTCGATGGGCCGCCGAGAGTGGTGGCCCTGGGGTTCCAGGTGAAGGAATCTAAGCTCATAGGACCGAGCGATCTCTTCTCGGACGTCGCATTCGATGAGACAAGGAGGATGGCCAACCTGATAGCTGATTACATGAGGAGGCACGGTCCCCTGATGCCCCACAGGCTCGGCCCCGAGGAGATGGAGTACACGACCCTCCCCGAGGTCCTGAAGAAATTGGAGGAAAGGTTCAGGCACGAGTGAAAGAAATCACGGGCTCCACCAACTCCCTGATTTTTCTATATGGATCGGGACTCTTCGTGACGGCAGAGGCCACCAGAACACCGTAACTTCCGAGCTCCAATGCCGCTTTGACGTCCTCCCCGCTCGATATGCCGGCCCCGCACAACAGGGGGATCCTCTCATTCACCCCCCTGATCGCCCTGAGCGAACCCAATATGACATCAGGCTTGGCCTTGGACACGGGAATGCCGCTTCCTATCAGCTCGGGCGGCTCCACAGCGACGGCATCTGGCGAGAGCGCCGCCACGGCAGCAGATTCACTGGGGGTCGGGGAGCAGACTATTGAGATGAGCCCCAGCTCCCTCATCATCGAGATAGCCTCAGCTATGTGATGCAGGGATATCTGCCTCTCGGAGTGGTTAAGTAGCGATCCCCTGGCGCCTACTTCCCTCACCAGGGCGGGGGGCACGTGCCCCGTGAAGGCACCGGGAGGCAAGGGGTCCACGTGCTGCGCGAAGATCGGTATTTCCACCGAGGAGGAGACCTCCCTCAGGTCCAAGAAGTTGGGGGCCACCCCTATCAAAACTCCCGTCTCCTTCCAGACCCTCTCAGCGAGTTTTGCTATTAAGATCGCTCGATCACCCGACGACTCGGTATATGCCTTGAGGTTGACCAGCAGTCTGGGTAGCATGAGGAACCTCATACCCGAATCCTTTTAACTCTTCACCATACTGTGGCGTTGTCCGTTGACGATTCGCGACGGGTCGCTGCACCCAGATTGCGGATCGGCTTGGGAGCTCGAGATCCCTCATCCCAAAGCGGCGGAATCCCCACCACATCGATCAGAGGTGACTTTTATTATGTGACGCTCGAGATCACATGATGCTCGAGCTCACGCTGGAAGAGGGTGCTTTCTTGGTCAGGCTGGCTAGGGCGTCCATAGCCTCATTCTTCGCTAGCGGAAGGGTTCTGGAAATGAGGCCACCTTATCCTAGGTTGGAGGAGAAAGCCGGCGCTTTCGTCACGCTGAACACGTACCCTGAGGGTGAGCTCAGGGGGTGCATAGGTTTCCCGGAGCCGATATATCCTCTCTACAAGGCCGTGATAAGGGCCGCCCTGGCCGCGGCCCTCGAGGACCCCAGGTTCCCACCATTGTCCGAGGGCGAGCTGAGCGAGGTCACGGTTGAGGTGTCGGTGCTGACGCCTCCCGAGAGAATAGACAACCTCGTTGAGAGGAGGGAGGACCTACCCAAGCTCATAGAGGTGGGAAAGCACGGTATCATAGTGAGGAGAGGACCCTTCTCCGGCCTGCTCCTCCCTCAGGTCGCCGTTGAGTATGGCTGGAGGTCCAGCGAGTTCCTAGATCACACGTGCATGAAAGCGGGGATGAGACGTGACTGCTGGCTGATGGAGGGAACCGAGGTTTACAGATTCTCAGCAATAGTCTTCTCCGAGAGGAGTCCGAATGGAGAGGTACTGAGGGAAGAGCTAGGTTAGAGGATGCCCAAAGCTTACATATCCCCCCTGGGGATAGGCTACGGCCATGCCTCGAGGTGCGTCAACCTAGCGAGGAGGCTGATGGATGAGGGCTTCTCAGTCTACTTCTCCGCCAGGGGAGATGCGCTGGCCTACCTCAAGGGGCTCCCCTATGATTTGAACGTGCTCGGCGAGGGGAGAGAGATACTCTGGAGGCAGAGGGAAGACGGATCGCCCGACTTCTGGGGAACCCTTAGGGAACCGAGGATACTTAAGGAGTTCATAGCTCAGACCCTGGAGGAGAGGGATTATCTCGAGGCCATAGCTCCTGATGTAGTCATCTCCGACTCCAGGCTCCAGACCCTGATTGCTTCTGAGTACCTGGGCCTACCCACGGTCTCCATACTGAATCAGCCCAGGCTACTCCTGCATCCCCTGATCGCCAAGAGATCTCCCTTATCATTCTCGAAGGGATCATCTATGGCTAAGTGGTTGGAATCGTTGGTAAATTCAGCTATAACTAGGTTCTGGGCCCTCTCGCAGGCCTCTCTGATTGCCGACTTTCCCCCGCCGTTCAGCATATCCAAGTACCAGACCTCGAACCTCCCGAAGGCCCTGATGGACAGACTCGTGTTCACGGGTCCCCTTTTGGAGCCCAGATGCACAGAATCTAGAGAGGAGATTGTCTTGATAATGATATCCGGTCCTGAGCATGAGAGAAGATCCATAATTGGGGACATATTGGCCCTGATGGAGAGGATCCCCGAGGAGTTTGGGGGGCTGGAGTTCGTGATCTCTCTGGGTGAACCCGGTGCCCTCAGTGTTGAGAACCTCTCCAGCAACGTCAAGGTCTTCACGTGGCTCCCTGATAAGTGGGAGTTCCTATCCAAGGCCAGGGTCGTGGTTTCTAGGGCCGGGCACACGATAATATCGGAGTCCCTCCTATGCGGGAAACCCATGCTCCTGATCCCGGTGCCGGGGCAAACGGAGAAGATGGAGAACGCCAGGAGCGTC carries:
- the tpiA gene encoding triose-phosphate isomerase, whose amino-acid sequence is MRFLMLPRLLVNLKAYTESSGDRAILIAKLAERVWKETGVLIGVAPNFLDLREVSSSVEIPIFAQHVDPLPPGAFTGHVPPALVREVGARGSLLNHSERQISLHHIAEAISMMRELGLISIVCSPTPSESAAVAALSPDAVAVEPPELIGSGIPVSKAKPDVILGSLRAIRGVNERIPLLCGAGISSGEDVKAALELGSYGVLVASAVTKSPDPYRKIRELVEPVISFTRA
- a CDS encoding DNA-directed RNA polymerase subunit P, producing the protein MSGGTLLYQCLRCGYVFTKEEMEEYFKDYKCPRCGYRILRKVRKEEPKVVKAI
- a CDS encoding signal peptidase I gives rise to the protein MNRYRGIVREIASLLAVLIIFLVIFQVIIPQVSGVPTPFTVVTSGSMRPTLEPGDLVIVVGCDPYQLAEGDIIVFRVPWSENMVVHRIVRIVRSPAGPMFYTKGDNNAIADPGYRTPSDIYGKVVFRVPLVGFFLEFFQLLPVKVAIIGLIVGYIIYDYSKDLRVDRDVDMTTQHKNGSGE
- a CDS encoding TIGR00296 family protein; the encoded protein is MLELTLEEGAFLVRLARASIASFFASGRVLEMRPPYPRLEEKAGAFVTLNTYPEGELRGCIGFPEPIYPLYKAVIRAALAAALEDPRFPPLSEGELSEVTVEVSVLTPPERIDNLVERREDLPKLIEVGKHGIIVRRGPFSGLLLPQVAVEYGWRSSEFLDHTCMKAGMRRDCWLMEGTEVYRFSAIVFSERSPNGEVLREELG
- a CDS encoding fructose 1,6-bisphosphatase produces the protein MVRTTVSVIKADVGSLAGHHVVHPRLKEIASQELSEARSSRLIEDFYVTAVGDDLQLIMTHRKGVENSEIHGLAWKIFKRCADVAKDLGLYGAGQDLLKEAFSGNLRGMGPGVAEMEFEERPSDPIVVFMADKTEPGAFNLPIFKIFADPFNTAGLVIDPKLHSGFVFEIMDVIESRVVELSSPEEMYDILSLIGTPSRYVIRRVFRKTDREIAASISTTRLSLIAGRYVGKDDPVAIVRAQAGFPAVGEILEPFSFPFLVAGWMRGSHVGPLMPVSERDARPTRFDGPPRVVALGFQVKESKLIGPSDLFSDVAFDETRRMANLIADYMRRHGPLMPHRLGPEEMEYTTLPEVLKKLEERFRHE
- a CDS encoding TATA-box-binding protein, whose protein sequence is MSLEDDEREGSSSVLLEDEKALEVLKKIREPEITIQNVVSSADIRQRLDLHEISKRIKKSRYDPDKFPGLVLKLDEPKAALLLFSSGKFVCTGTKSVEESAHAINAAIEVLQKHGIEVRGRPLIKAENIVASAKLHVKVDIERLALELENTLYEPEQFPGLIFRMRDPDVVFLIFASGSLVCTGAKKESDVRRAVYKLREILARRGYLVVE
- the tfb gene encoding transcription initiation factor IIB (stabilizes TBP binding to an archaeal box-A promoter; responsible for recruiting RNA polymerase II to the pre-initiation complex) — translated: MICQNCGLILDSSALDFSKDWRAFDSDEYIERAHAGAPITPLRPSFGLDTDIVLTKGASKKSVNQLKRAQKHAADSKEKTIEPALRKIRDAADSLTLPQETIEDAATLYRMAARAGLVKGRSMDAMVAAVIYAACRRTDVPKTLEEISKFFALEEKEVGRSFRFLFRKLRIRIPPPKPENFVYLIASKLSLPEEAATQAIRIIKIAKRNGATMGREPVGVAAAAVYMACQELGIHRTQRELAQAANVTEVTVRNRYKELLARARADWLEEIGEEKLNELRKRVSEHLKTSQAVQPVK